The nucleotide sequence CGTCGCCCGTCCCCGCGGTCGAAAGCCAGCTCGAAGCCGGCGGCGCGACGCCAAGCCGGCCGTCGGGCGCCGCAACCAGCGTGTCCGGTCCCTTTGCGACGATGACCGCGCCGCAAGCCGACGCCAGCGCGCGCACCGCGTCGATCCGCCGCTCCGTCGTGGTGCCGAAGGCCTGTGCGAGCGCCGCAAACTCCCCCGCGTGGGGTGTCAGGACGAGCGGAGCCGAACGACCGCCAAGCATGGCCGGCGCGAGCAGGTGCAGGGCATCGGCATCGACCAGCGTCGGCAGATCGCGCGCCAGCACTGTCTCCAGCCTGCCGCGCGCCGCGCCGTCACGGGTCAGGCCGGGCCCGACCAGCGCCGCGCCAATCCGCTCGTCGTGCAGCGCTTCGGCCAACGGGCGCGAATCGTTCACCGCCCAGACTGGCCCGCCGGGGGCCTCGCCCAGGACCTTGATATAGCCAGCGCCCGCATGGACCGCGCCTTGCGCAGCCAAGAGCGCGGCGCCCGGCATGGGGCCCGCGACGATGGCCAGCAGTCCGCGCGAATACTTGTGCGCGTCGCGCGCTGGCGCTGCGAGCGACGGGCGGCCAATGACCCGCACCGCGCTCTGCACTTGGGCAACACCGATATCGACCAGCCGCAATTGGCCCATCATCGCGCGCGCCGGCAGCAGGCTGTGGGCGAACTTCCACGCGCCGAGGGCGACGGTCAGGTCGTAATGCGGCAGGTCGTCATTGAGCTGCGCGCCATCGTCGCTCGAAACTCCGCTCGGCAGGTCGATGGCGATAGATGCGCCGTGTGCCGCTGCCAGCGCGCGCAACAGCGCGGCGAGCTCGCCGTCAAGCGGACGGCTGAGGCCGCTGCCGAACAGGCAATCGACGAACACGCCGCCGTCTCCAGTGTCGGCGAGATCGCCGCCATAGGCAGCGCGCGCCTTGCGGGCGGCATCCGTCGCCGGTTCGATGGGCGCCACGACGGTGACACGCGTGCCGCGCGCGCGCAGGGTTTCGGCGATGACATAGCCGTCGCCGCCGTTGTTGCCCGGGCCGCACAGCACGGTAACCGAACGACCCGCCGCGACCCGCCAGACCCATTCGGCCGCGCCCTGCCCTGCGCGCAGCATCAGGCTGTCGACGCTCTCCCCGCCGTCGATGAGCGCCTGCTCGGCCGCCTGCATCTCCGCGACGGTCAGTATCTGGTCGGTCGGTCCGTCACTCGGCGGCATGATCGCCGCGCTTGCTCGCCGGCAGCACGTAGCGATCGCGCCCGACCGCCACGGTCACTGTGCCTTCGGCATATTCGAGGTCGAGCGGCAGGGCCCCGTCGGCCGCTTCGAGGCCCTTGCCGTCGTTCACGATGCGAAAGCGGTGGAAGCTGCCGTCCGGGTTGCGCACGACGACGATCGACTCGCCGCTCTCGTCGGCCAATTCGGCGGTGCAGTCCGCTGCGAACGTCTCGGCGCCCGCCGGCGCGCAATCGATTCGGTCGGAGTTTACAGCCGCTTGCGGCGCTTCGCCCGCCCCGCCGGTGCACGCGGCGACCGCAGTGATCGCAGCAAGCGAGGCCCAGCGGCGCATCACCGGCGCTTGAGCTGCGAGACGTCGCGTACGGCGCCGCGTGCGGCGCTGGTGGTCATCGCGGCATAGGCCTTGAGCGCGTCGGACACGCGCCGCTCGCGCGGCCGGGCGGGATGCCAGGCAGCCTCGCCCTGCGCTTCCATCCGTTCGCGGCGCGCGGCGAGCTCCTCGTCGGAAACCAGGAGTTCAATCGTCCGGGCCGGGATGTCGATCTCGATCGTGTCGCCGGCCTCCACGAGCCCGATGTTTCCGCCCTCGGCCGCTTCGGGCGAGACGTGGCCGATCGACAGACCCGAGGTGCCGCCGGAAAAGCGCCCGTCGGTAATCAGCGCGCAGGCCGCGCCGAGGCCCTTCGACTTGAGGTAGCTGGTCGGGTAGAGCATTTCCTGCATCCCCGGCCCGCCGCGCGGCCCTTCGTAGCGGATGACGACGACGTCGCCCTCGACGACTTCGCCGCTGAGAATCCCCGCGACCGCGGCGTCCTGGCTCTCGTAGACCTTGGCCGGCCCCGAGAACTTGAGGATCTTGTCGTCGACCCCGGCGGTCTTCACAATGCAGCCGTCGCGGGCGATGTTGCCGTAAAGCACGGCCAGGCCGCCGTCCTGACTGAAAGCATGCTCCTTGCTGCGGATGACGCCCGAGACGCGATCGGTATCGAGCTCGTCCCAGCGGCGCGATTGGCTGAACGCGGTCTGTGTCGGCACCCCGCCAGGCGCGGCCTTGTAGAATTCCTGCACCTTGGGTTTGTTGGTCAAGCGGATGTCCCAGTCGGCCAGTGCATCGCCCAGAGTCGGGCTGTGCACCGTCGGGAGCGCGGTGTGCAGCAGGCCGGCGCGGTCGAGTTCGCCGAGGATCGCCATGATCCCGCCGGCGCGGTGGACGTCTTCCATGTGCACGTCGTTCTTGGCCGGGGCGACCTTACACAGGCACGGCACGCTGCGGCTCAACCGGTCGATGTCCTTCATAGTGAAATCGACCCCGGCCTCGTGCGCCGCGGCGAGCAGGTGGAGCACGGTGTTGGTCGATCCGCCCATCGAGATATCGAGCGTCATCGCGTTCTCGAAGGCTTCGAAGCCGGCGATAGTGCGCGGCAGGACGCTGTCGTCGTCCTCCTCGTAATAGCGCTTGGCCAGCGCCACGACGAGGCGGCCGGCGCGTTCGAACAGGCCCTGGCGGTCGGCATGGGTGGCAAGCTGCGAGCCGTTGCCGGGCAGCGAGAGGCCGAGCGCCTCGGTGAGGCAATTCATCGAATTGGCGGTGAACATGCCGCTGCACGATCCGCAGGTCGGGCAGGCAGACTGCTCGATGCTGAGCACTTCCTCGTCGGTCATGCTCTCGTCGGCTGCTGCGACCATCGCATCGACCAGATCGAGCGCGACCTCCTTGCCCTTGAGCACCACCTTGCCCGCTTCCATCGGGCCGCCCGACACAAACACGACGGGGATGTTGATCCGCATCGCCGCCATCAGCATTCCGGGCGTGATCTTGTCGCAATTGGAGATGCAGACCATCGCATCGGCACAATGGGCGTTGACCATGTATTCGACGCTGTCGGCGATCAGGTCGCGGCTGGGCAGCGAATAGAGCATGCCGTCATGGCCCATGGCGATCCCGTCATCGACGGCGATGGTGTTGAATTCCTTGGCGACGCCGCCGGCCTTCTCGACCTCGCGCGCGACGAGCTGGCCGAGGTCCTTCAGGTGCACGTGCCCGGGCACGAACTGGGTGAAGGAGTTGACCACGGCGATGATCGGCTTGCCGAAGTCGCCGTCCTTCATGCCCGTCGCCCGCCACAATCCGCGCGCGCCGGCCATGTTGCGGCCGTGGGTCGAGGTTCTGGAACGGTAAGCGGGCATGTCGGGTCCGATTGCTGGTGGCGGTTGCAGGTCCCGTCCTACCGCAGCGCGCCGCGCAATCTAAGACAAAATCCTATTCAAGCGCCAAAGCTACCCTGTTCGCGATGTCGCCGATCATCGACGCCCAGCGCGCCTGCCCGGCCTCCTTCGTGATCAGGTCATTGCGCAGTTCGATGGCGCAGTACGGAATCCCGCGCGCCTCCGCATGACGGTTCATCGTCGCGTTGAGCTGCTTGCCCGAATAGGGCTCGTTGTCGCCGACGACGCAGCGCTGCGCCTTGAACATGCGGATCGCGTGGCGAGCGGCGCGGTCGTCTTCGTTGTAAAGCAGCGCCACTTCCCAGGGCCGTTCGGCGGGGGTGCTTTCGAGTTCGGGTGTGAAGCTGTGGATCGACAGCAGCAGCTCGGGCTCGACCTCGTCGATCCAGTCCGCAAGCGCCTCGTGATAGGGCCGGTAGAAGCGATCTATCCGCATCTGGCGATCGGCGCCGATGTTGCCGGGTATGAGGGTGCCGTCGCTCGATTCCGGAATTAGCGCGGGCGAATCTTCTTCGCGGTGCAGGTCGATGACGAGTCGGCTGACGCAGGCGAGGTGCGCGGCGATGTCGTGCCTGCGGGCGAGCCGTTCGCACACTCCGGCCGCGCCGATGTCCCAGGCGATATGCTTCTCCAGCGCCTCGGGCGGCACGCCGAGCGGAATGTCCGCGGGCACGAAGTTGCTGGCATGGTCGCATACCGCGATAATGCCGCCCTTCCGGGGCGTGCCGATGCGCCGGTAGACCTGTTCTGCGCCGTTCACCTGAGCCTTCCGGAAAGTTGCCACCAGTTCGGGCAATCGCGGGCCGTCCGCGCCGCCGCTTCGGACCGGGTATCGGCGTCGCGATAAAGTGCGAAGCACGTCGCCCCGGAGCCACTCATACGCACAAGGACTGCTTCCGTTTCGCGCAGGACGTCGAGAACCCCGGAAATCTCGGGACAAAGCGAGATCGCCGGGGCTTCGAGATCGTTGCGCCCCTCGCGGGCGATATCGCGCGCGGTTCCCTCAGGCAGTGGTCCGCGATCAAAGCCGTCCCAGGCGGCAAAGACCGGGCCGGTCGACAGCGCAACCCGCGGGTTGACCAACAGGACCGGCGTTCCGCCAAGGTCGTTCTCGACCAACTCCAGCTCGGTCCCGGTCCCGCGCCCGATGCAGGCAAGGCTGTCGATGCACGCGGGGACGTCGGCGCCCAGCGACGCAGCCTGCTGACGCCAGTCTTCCGGCAGCCCATGGGTATCGCGCACCATGCGGAATACTGCGGCGGCATCGGCCGAACCTCCACCGAGCCCGGCAGCTACCGGGAGGTTCTTTTCGAGCGTGATCGACAGACCATCGGGACGAGGCAATTTCGCCAAAGCCTTCGAAACGAGATTTCCAAACGGATCAGCTATTTCCGTAGCAAACTCGCCAACGACTATCAGTTCGTCGCGCTCGCTGCGTCGTGCCGTCAATTCGTCGCCCGCATCGACGAACGCGAACAGCGTTTCGAGCTCGTGATACCCGTCCTCCCGCCGCCGCCGGACATGCAGCGCGAGGTTGATCTTGGCGTAAGCAATTTCGCGCATCAATCCTCCCCCTCCCCGGTCCGGGGAGGGTTACATGTTCGGATAGTTCGGGCCACCACCACCTTCGGGCGTGACCCATTCGATGTTCTGGGTCGGGTCCTTGATGTCGCAGGTTTTGCAGTGGACGCAGTTCTGGGCGTTGATCACCAGCTTGGGTTCGCCCTCCTCGACGCCGACGAACTCGTAGACCCCGGCCGGGCAATAGCGCGCCTCGGGCCCGGCATAGATCGGCAGGTTGATCCGCGTTGGCACCGTCGGGTCCTTGAGCACGAGGTGGCACGGCTGGTCCTCGACGTGATTGGTACCCGAGAGGAACACCGAGCTGAGCCGATCGAAGGTGAGCTTCCCGTCGGGCTTGGGATAGGCGATGGGAGTGAACAGGTCGGCCCGCCGCGTTTCCTCGGCATCGATGTGGTGCTTCATCGTGAACGGCAGGCGGATCTTGAGCGTGCGCAGCCACATGTCGATCCCGGCGAGCGCCGATCCGAGCGCACCGCCGAACTTGGCGACCAGCGGCTGGGCGTTCTTCACCAGTTGCAATTCGCTTGCGATCCAGCTTGAATGAAGCGCGCTATCATATTCGGAAAGCGTGTCTTTTTCCCGACCGTCGGCAATGGCTGACGCCACGGCTTCGGCCGCCAGCATCCCGCTCTTCATCGCGGTGTGGGTGCCCTTGATCCGCGGCACGTTGACGAAACCGGCCGAGCAGCCGACCAGCGCGCCGCCCGGGAAGGCGAGTTGCGGCACCGACTGCCAGCCGCCCTCGTTGATTGCCCGCGCCCCGTAGGACGCGCGCTTGCCGCCCTCGAGCACTTCGCGGATCGCCGGATGCGTCTTCCAGCGCTGGAATTCCTCGAACGGGTAGACCCAGGGGTTGGCGTAATCGAGCGCGGTGACGAAACCGAGCGCAACCTGTCCGTCGGCCTGGTGGTAGAGAAAGCCCCCGCCCCAGGTCTCGCTCTCCGACAGCGGCCAGCCCTGCGTGTGGATCACCCGCCCGGCTTGATGCTTTTCAGCAGGGACGTCCCACAACTCCTTGATGCCAAGCCCGTAAACCTGCGGCTGACTATCGGCATCCAGCGCAAAGTGAGCCTTCATCCGCTTGGTAAGGCTGCCGCGTGCGCCCTCGGCGAAGAGCGTATACTTCGCGTGCAGTTCCATTCCCGGCTGGTAGTCGGGCTTGTGGCTGCCGTCGGCGGCGACGCCCATGTCCTGCGTCGCCACGCCCATCACCGCGCCGCCATCGTCGAACAGCACTTCGGACGCCGGGAACCCGGGGAAGACCTGTACGCCCAGCGCCTCGGCCTGCTCGGCCAGCCAGCGGCACAGATTGCCGAGCGAGCCGGTGTAGTTGCCCTTGTTGCTCATCAGCGGCGGCATGACGAGGTGCGGCAGCTCCCGCTTGCCCTTCGCGCTCAGCACCCAGTGGTGGTTCTCGGTCACCGGCACGCGCGCCAGCGGGCAGGTCTCGCGCCATTCGGGCAGCAGTTCGTCGAGCGCCCGGGGATCGATCACCGCCCCCGAGAGGATGTGCGCGCCGACTTCGGAGCCCTTTTCGAGCACCACCACTTCGAGCGCGTCGTCGAGCTGCTTGAGCCGGATCGCGGCGGCGAGGCCCGCCGGGCCCGCGCCGACGATGACGACGTCGACAGGCATCGATTCACGCTGCGATTCCTGGGCGCTCACCGGCTCACCTTCATTCGTGTGAATAGCATGGACGGGGCTTGATAGCTGGGCGGCGGCAGGTCAAGACCTGCGCACCGACCGCACCATGGATACGAAACCCGCCATCCCGCTCAGCGAAGCGCTCGCAGCCGCCCAGGACTGGTGGCGCGAAGCGGGCGTCGACTGCGATTTCGTCGACGAGCCACACAATTGGCTCGCCGCACCCGAACCGGTCACCAAGGCTGCTGCTCCGCCGGCAGCAACGGCGATCGAGCCGCCGGAAAAGCCGGAACTGCCGCCGCTGGGAGGGGATCGCGCCGCCTGGCCTCGATCGCTCGCCGAGTTCGCGCCATGGTGGCTCTCCGAGCCCTCGCTCGCCGCTGCCGGCAGCGGGCAGCGAATCCCGCCCCGCGGGGCCGCCCGGGCGAAGCTGATGATTCTCGTGGCCATGCCCGAGACAGGCGATTCGCAGGCGCTCCTCTCTGGTCCGCACGGCCAGCTCGTATCCGCCATGCGCGAGGCCATGGGCCTTGCCGAAGAGGAGACCTATCTGGCGTCGGCCTTGCCTTACCATGCCAAGCACCCAGATTGGACGATGCTGGTCGCGCGCGGATTCGACGATATCGTCAAGCACCACATCGCCCTTGCCGCTCCGCAGCGCATTCTTGTGCTCGGTCGCGAACTTTTGACTCTTTTTCAGCACGATCCGGCGCAAGGCGGTGCAAATCCGCGGCGAATCGCGCTTGAAGGCTCCGACACGGCGGTGCTCGCCGCGGTCGACCCCGACACGCTCTTGCAGCGGTGGAAATTCCGGGCGTCGCTGTGGCAGGCCTGGCTCGACTGGAGGGAGTGAACAGCGTGAAGTTCTTCGCATCGGCCACGGCGGCCGTGCTTGTGGCAACGGCAGCTTTCCCGGCCGCAGCCGAGACGACCCGCGAATATTTCACCGCCCATGCCACCGGGAACGGCGCGCCGCAGCAGCTGGACCGCGACACGCGCGACTATTACCGCCAGGTCTTCGGCGCCATCGACAGGGGCGACTGGAACACGGCCGCGGCCATGCTTGCCCAGCGCGACGGACCGCTCCACGCGGTCGCCCAGGCCGAGCTCTATCTCGCCGCCGGGTCGCCCCGGGTCGAGTTGCCGCAGATCGAAGCCTGGATGGCCAAAGGGCGCCGCCTGCCCGAGGCAGCGCAGCTCGCGCGGCTCGCCGTCACCCGCGGCGCCGCCACGATGCCCGATGTGGCGGAAGAGGCCGATTTCTATCCGCGCGCCGCCCTGCCGCGCCGCGTCCGTCCCCGCACGATCGACGACGGCTCCATGCCCGAGGCCATCCGCGAGCAAATCCTCAAGAGCATCGTCAACGACGATCCCGACGGCGCCCGCCAGCTGCTCGACGGAGTCGATGCGACGCTGAGCCCCGAGGCGCGCGCCGAATGGCGCCAGCGTGTCGCGTGGAGCTACTATATCGAGAACCGGGATGCCGAGGCGCTGGCCATGGCGCAGACGGTGGCAGCGGGCAGCGGTCCGTGGGTCGCCGAGGGGGACTGGGCCGCCGCGCTCGCCGCCTGGCGGCTCGGCGACTGCGGCCTGGCCGGCAATTATTTCGAGCGTTCGGCTCACGGCGCGCAGAACGCCGAACTTCGCGCCGCCGGCTATTACTGGGCGAGCCGCGCAGCGCTGCGCTGCCGTCAGCCGGAGCGCAGCGCCGAACTCCTGCGCGGCGCTGCGGGTGACGACGAGACCCTCTACGGCATGCTGGCAAGCGAACAGCTCGGACGGGCGCTGCCCGACCGGGTCGATACCGCCGACTTCACCCAAGCCGACTGGCGCAGCCTCAAGGACAACGACAACGTCCGGACCGCCGTCGCGCTCGCGGAAATCGGCCGCGACGCGCTGGCCAGCGAAGTGCTGATCCACGAGGCCAAGATCGGCAACCCGAAGAATTTCGGCGCGCTCACGCGCCTCGCGCGCGATCTCGGCCTGCCGCAGACCCAGCTCTATTTCGCCTATAATGCACCGGTCGGCGCCGATCCCGATCCCGCCTCCCGCTGGCCGACGCCCAAGTGGCTGCCCGCGACCGGCTGGCAGGTCGATCCGGCGCTGGCCTATGCCCACACCCTGCAGGAATCGAACTTTCGCGCGAACGCGGTCAGCCCGGCGCAGGCCAAGGGTCTGATGCAGATCACGCCCATTACCGTGCGCGAGCACGCTCCGCGGCTGGGCATGAGCGCGAGCCAGGTCGACATCTTCGATCCCGCCACCAATCTCGCTTTCGGCCAGCGCAACCTCGAGATGCTTCGCGATGCACCGGCGACCCACGGGTACCTGCCGCAGGTCATGGCGGCCTACAACGCAGGGCTGACCCCCGTCACCCGCTGGAACAACGAGGTGAACGACCAGGGCGACCCCCTGCTCTACATGGAAAGCATTCCCTATTGGGAGACCCGCAGCTACGTCGCCATCGTGATGCGCAACTACTGGATGTACGAGCGGCAGGCGCGGGCGAAGTCCGCCAGCCGTGTCTCGCTGGCCGAGAACGCATGGCCCGCTTTCCCGAGCGAGAGTGGCGGCGACGGGCGGGTGTACCTGACCGCCTCGGCGGAGAAATAGCGTGGCGATCGACGAAGCCCGCGAGTTCAAGCCGATTTCCATCGCCTTGCTGACGGTGAGTGACACGCGCGGACCCGAGGACGATACCTCGGGCGACATCCTCGCCCAGCGGATCACCGACGCCGGCCACCGGCTGGCGGTGCGCGCGATCGAGAAGGACGACGCCGACGCCATCGTCCGCCGCCTGAGCGGCTGGATCGACGACCCGCAGATCGACGCGATCGTCTCGACCGGCGGGACCGGCCTGACCGGGCGCGACGTGACCCCCGAAGCACTGAACCGCGTCGCCGACAAGGTGATCGAGGGCTTCGGTGAGCTTTTCCGCTGGGTCAGCTACCAGACCATCGGCACCAGCACCGTCCAGAGCCGAGCCCTCGCCGTGCTCGCACGCGGCACCTACATCTTCGCCCTGCCCGGCTCGAACGGCGCGGTGAAGGACGGCTGGGACCGCATTCTCGCCGAACAGCTCGACAGCCGCAACCGGCCGTGCAACTTCGTCGAACTGATGCCAAGGTTGCGGGAGAAGTAGGACAGATGAGGCTCTATCGCGCGGTCAGGAAATGGATAGATCGCGACCTCTCTCGAGGCTCTCGAGTCATTCTGAAAGCCGACGGCAAGAGCGAATTCGTATCGAACGGATTTCAACGCGCCGGCGCCTCATACCTGCTCATTGGATTGCCGTTTTTCGTACAGGCAATTTTGGAGGGTTTCCTGCAAGGCGGCCTCTCCAGGTCTGGCCTGATGTTTTCGCTAGCGATTTCGTTGCTCATCTTTGCCTTCATAACCTGGAGGCAATTGAGACTTCTCAAGGCAAGGTCGATCAAATCCGGCCGGTATTATGAACGTAGGGCACGGTATTCCATACCGCCCGAATACACCGAATCCGAAGATGCCTTTCTGGCTGACAGGCGCCGAAGCCGAACCCCGAATTCGTCACCCCGGGCTTGACCCGGGGTCCCGCTGTTCTTCGAGCGTCGCCACAAACTAAGACAAGCGGGTCCCCGGCTCGGGGGCCGGGGTGACGAATGGAGGGAAAACTCGCGGTGCCAAAGCAGCCCTCACCCCCGCGCCGCCTTCACCCCTTCGAGGAACTCGTCGAGCGACAGCGGGCTGCGGCCGGTGACCTTGCGATAATCGTCGCTCACCAGGTCGAACTCTCCGGCCTCGATGGCACGCATGGTGCCGACGGTGCTCGCAGAAAGCGAGGGCGGCATGCCCCACTTCTCGGTCATGTAGGCGGGCCAGTCTTCGGCCGCGATTCGCTCGTAGCGGACCGGCTTGCCGAAGCAGCGCGAAAGCGCCTCGGCCACCTCGTCGCCGGTATATGAGCGTTCCATCGTCTCGTTGAGAACGCGGTTCTCCCGCCCGCTTCCGGCGAGAACGGTGGCGGCGGACAGGCCGAGATCGTCGCGCGCGATATAGGTGCAGGGCTTCTCGCCGAGCGAGCGGGCCAACACCCCGGTCGCTAGCGTCTCGTCGAGGTCGCCGACGATAATCTCGGCATAGAGTGCGTGGCGCAGGATCGTATAACTCAGGCCCGAGGCGACGATCGCCTGCTCGGTCGGCCAGTGGACGAGCTGCGTGTGTTCGGGCAGCGCATCGGGCCCGGCGCCGAGGAAGCTGGTGTAGAGCACGTGCTCGACGCCAGCGGCCTTGACCGCTTCCAAACCGGCGAGGTTCTGGCGCAGCCGCTCGGAGTTGTCGGCATATGTCGAGATCAGCAGCGCGCGGGTGGCCCCCGCGAACGCCGGCCCGAGCGTTTCCGGGGCGTCGAAGTCGGCATGGCGCACCGTCACCCCCTGCGCGGCAAGCTGGCGGGCGTTGTCCGATTGGGGGTCGCGCGTGGTGACAAGGATATTTCCGGGATCGGTCATCCGCAGCAGGTTCGCGATAACAGATCGCGCCAGGTTGCCGTTTCCTCCGCTTACCAACAGCATCGCTCGTCCCTCCGGTTTCGGCTCGATTGCCCTGATGGGCCGGCCTAGCACAGGATGTTGGCGGGTACAGCGACGGCCCGCACTTATTCGCCGTCCTTCCGATCCCCGCTCGTTTCGTACAGTGGCGACTCTCTTATGTTCTTGCTATGTTCCTCTTATGGATCAGCGCAAAGAACCTGCAGTACATGGTCGCGGCGCCCAGTCGGCATCGGTACCGCAACGCTTCGGCCTCGCCGAGCGCGAAGTCGACGGCGACTGGAAGGATTTCGTCGCCGCCCTCGACGGCGAGCCGCCGAAGCTGCGCACCACCGTGATCGAGGAGCATCCCAGGACCATCGTCACCTTCAATCAGTCACCCGACGTCGGCTTCGACCGCTCGATCAACGCCTATCGCGGCTGCGAGCACGGGTGCGTTTACTGCTTCGCGCGCCCGACCCACGCCTATCACGACCTTTCCCCCGGGCTCGATTTCGAGACCAGGCTGTTCGCCAAGCTCGATGCCGCGCGGCTGCTGCGCGAGACGTTCGCCCGGCCGCGCTACCGGCCGAAGTGGATTGCCATGGGGACCAACACCGATCCTTACCAGCCAATCGAAGGTCGCTACCGGATCACCCGCCAGGTGCTCGAGGTGTGCCTTGACGTCCGGCATCCGGTAACGATCACCACCAAGTCGGACCGCGTGCTGCAGGATCTCGACCTGCTCGCCGAGATGGCGAAGCATCGGCTCGTGGCGGTGGCGATCTCGGTCACCACACTCGATCCGAAGCTGTCGGGCAAGCTCGAGCCGCGCGCCGCCTCGCCGGCCAAGCGGCTCGCCGCGCTGGCCCGGCTGGCCGAGGCCGGCGTTCCCAATCACTGCTCGGTCGCCCCGGTCATCCCGGCGATCACCGACGAATTCATGGAAGGCATCGTCGCCCGCGCCGGCGAGATCGGCGTGGGCAGCGCGGGGTGGATCCCGCTGCGGCTGCCGCACGAGGTCGCCCCGCTGTTCCGCGAATGGCTCAGCGTCCATTTCCCCCAGCGTGGCGACAAAGTCATGAACATCGTGCGCTCGATACGCGGCGGGAAAGACAACGACCCCGACTTCTTCACGCGGATGAAGCCGAGCGGGGTCTGGGCCGACCTGTTTCGCGCCCGCTTCCGCCTCGCCTGCAAGCGCGCCGGGATCCGGAATGCGCGCTTCGAACTCGACCACAGCCAGTTCCGCCGCCCCGCGGAGGGCGGGCAATTGCGCCTTCTCTAGCCGCCTCCGTTCTTCCTGAGCTTGTCGAAGGACAAAGTGGCAGGCCGCCCGTGCGAACGTGCTTCGACAAGCTCAGCACGAACGGTATGGTGGGCAGGAGGGAGAGGACATGACCTTCGATTTCTCGGGCGATCCGTTCACCACCGGTTTCTGGGCCCCGACGCGGTTCGAGGCCGACCTGCACGACTGCGAGATCGAAGGCGATATTCCCGAGGGCATCGACGGCACCTTCTACCGCGCGGCGGTCGACCGGCGCTATCCGCCGCGCCATCCGCTCGACATTCCCTACAACGCCGACGGGGCGATCGACATGTTTCGCATCCGCGGCGGGCGCTGCGATTTCCGCAGTCGCTATGTGCGCACACCGCGCTATGTCGCAGAGCGCAAGGCGCGCCGGGCGCTGTTCGGCGCCTATCGCAACCGCTCGACCAACGATCCGGCCGCCGCCGGGCTATCGATGAACACCGCCAACACCACCCCGATCGTGTTCGGGGGCAACCTGCTGGCG is from Croceibacterium aestuarii and encodes:
- a CDS encoding PA0069 family radical SAM protein gives rise to the protein MDQRKEPAVHGRGAQSASVPQRFGLAEREVDGDWKDFVAALDGEPPKLRTTVIEEHPRTIVTFNQSPDVGFDRSINAYRGCEHGCVYCFARPTHAYHDLSPGLDFETRLFAKLDAARLLRETFARPRYRPKWIAMGTNTDPYQPIEGRYRITRQVLEVCLDVRHPVTITTKSDRVLQDLDLLAEMAKHRLVAVAISVTTLDPKLSGKLEPRAASPAKRLAALARLAEAGVPNHCSVAPVIPAITDEFMEGIVARAGEIGVGSAGWIPLRLPHEVAPLFREWLSVHFPQRGDKVMNIVRSIRGGKDNDPDFFTRMKPSGVWADLFRARFRLACKRAGIRNARFELDHSQFRRPAEGGQLRLL
- a CDS encoding lytic transglycosylase domain-containing protein — translated: MKFFASATAAVLVATAAFPAAAETTREYFTAHATGNGAPQQLDRDTRDYYRQVFGAIDRGDWNTAAAMLAQRDGPLHAVAQAELYLAAGSPRVELPQIEAWMAKGRRLPEAAQLARLAVTRGAATMPDVAEEADFYPRAALPRRVRPRTIDDGSMPEAIREQILKSIVNDDPDGARQLLDGVDATLSPEARAEWRQRVAWSYYIENRDAEALAMAQTVAAGSGPWVAEGDWAAALAAWRLGDCGLAGNYFERSAHGAQNAELRAAGYYWASRAALRCRQPERSAELLRGAAGDDETLYGMLASEQLGRALPDRVDTADFTQADWRSLKDNDNVRTAVALAEIGRDALASEVLIHEAKIGNPKNFGALTRLARDLGLPQTQLYFAYNAPVGADPDPASRWPTPKWLPATGWQVDPALAYAHTLQESNFRANAVSPAQAKGLMQITPITVREHAPRLGMSASQVDIFDPATNLAFGQRNLEMLRDAPATHGYLPQVMAAYNAGLTPVTRWNNEVNDQGDPLLYMESIPYWETRSYVAIVMRNYWMYERQARAKSASRVSLAENAWPAFPSESGGDGRVYLTASAEK
- the moaB gene encoding molybdenum cofactor biosynthesis protein B codes for the protein MAIDEAREFKPISIALLTVSDTRGPEDDTSGDILAQRITDAGHRLAVRAIEKDDADAIVRRLSGWIDDPQIDAIVSTGGTGLTGRDVTPEALNRVADKVIEGFGELFRWVSYQTIGTSTVQSRALAVLARGTYIFALPGSNGAVKDGWDRILAEQLDSRNRPCNFVELMPRLREK
- a CDS encoding NmrA family NAD(P)-binding protein, coding for MLLVSGGNGNLARSVIANLLRMTDPGNILVTTRDPQSDNARQLAAQGVTVRHADFDAPETLGPAFAGATRALLISTYADNSERLRQNLAGLEAVKAAGVEHVLYTSFLGAGPDALPEHTQLVHWPTEQAIVASGLSYTILRHALYAEIIVGDLDETLATGVLARSLGEKPCTYIARDDLGLSAATVLAGSGRENRVLNETMERSYTGDEVAEALSRCFGKPVRYERIAAEDWPAYMTEKWGMPPSLSASTVGTMRAIEAGEFDLVSDDYRKVTGRSPLSLDEFLEGVKAARG